The DNA region gctgatcaaacattgttcgtaattagatgaccataaagacagttgatgggtacaccacgaagcatgctgagggacatgagtgacctagatggaatttgcccatcctgcgtaacaggataaatgtctacgagcccaatattgaactggacaaggatgatacggtctatgccttgtgttcaatatagacataagggaaaatGAGTAATTATACatgtagatgtttttgattggctgcattttatgttaaaacacttactgtacttagatgtcttgactgatgtcatgacatgcttaagtagtatgctgcaggattagttaatacaggatttactggatgtcaaactgaatgttatgacattcattcatgACATCATTTTCTGTTATGgttcagtatttatctcaggctgattttcaggaaactaacagctgtgctaaaattaagagacctaacatatagcctatttgttagcaccctaatgtgtggaaattaggttaacttgcttaaccttaattttaggaaattcaagtacaaggcccaagtactgcattataaaaggatggcaatcctactttcagcaacttagggatttgaagcgtgaagaattaAATATATCATTATATATCCTTGTTGTATTTTCATTGTGTCTTGAATTAGattttacttgtgagccaagcaattatcacctagatgattgcattggactagggtgtttattgagttgtaattgttgtgtcactctaagcttttaaccgtgagtgctgtgtttcttgattaaagcttcTAAGCACAATaaagagttgtttgaagtatatcttcaccactgactttaaaattcttaatggttgtaatcactgttgtgattgagggggagtgagtaggtactcaggtcttagtttagattgaaattgcattgggtaggtcttaagtgatatgattaaactggtggtttaagtcctgaattaatacctcttatagtggatttcctccctggcttggtagcccccagagtaggcgtgtttgtcaccgaactgggtaaacaattctctgtgtcatttattgctttttacatttactttctgcatacattacctgtctgcgcaaaattggatgtcataacatccactgtgacatcgatagtctgttactagaatttcaattggcatcagagcaggcaccgtgcctgttaatttctgggtgagatctagggacgttactttctagtaccatggacaaggatgtaggattctcaaatagaccacccatgctggatggttctaactatgatgactggaaacctcgtatgatagccttcttgaggtctctggataacaaggtctggagagctatcaacaaaggatgggaacatccaacgaagacaggtaaagatggaattATTGTGCAAATTCTTGAAGAAGAGTGAGACaaagagcaagaggcattagcccttcgaaactctaaggctttgaatgcactgttcaatgggataaataagaacattttcagactggtgcatcattgtgaactggctaaagaagtttgggatactctcaaaacaactcatgaaggtacctccaaggtaagaatgtctaaactccagatgctgactactaagtttgaaaatctgaggatgaaagaggatgagactattcatgacttccacatgaatattcttgaaattgccaacacttctggaggcttaggagagaaaatgtctgaagaaaaacttgtaagaaagattctcagatcattgcccaagagatttttcatgaaggttactgctatagaagaggctcaaggtatctgcaatatgaaggttgatgagcttattggttctctcaaaacttttgaaatgggcttgtatgagaatgttgaaaagaaaaacaaaagcatagattttatatcaaatactgaagaggatttagaagaaggaaatattggaggtgatgaaagtatatcagaagctatagccatgcttggaagacagttcaacaagttcataaagaagattgataaaaaaggtagaccaaatgtgAAGAACAtttcatctgacatcagtagaagatcaaaatctgaagaaaagtccaaccaaggcaagggaatccagtgtcatggatgtgaaggttttggtcacattagagctgaatgtcctaccttcctcaagatgcaaaagaaggaactatctgtcacctggtctgagggagactctgagagtgaatcagaaggagaatctgcaaaacatgtcactgcgctaactagtgtctgtgcctctgatgatgactcaagtggagatgaacttacatttgatgaacttgctgcttcatataaagagttatgtgtcaaaagtgcagaagtgtgtctacaaggagaaaagcaaaagaaacttatcaaggagctggaagatgagaagaagaagcatctgacagtcatagatgatctaaatggtgagataaccttgctgacctctaagctagatcaaatgacaaaatccatcaaaatgctgaataaaggaactgacacgttggaagaaattctaaaggtgggacagaaatcaggaaccatatctggtttaggctttgttaaggaatcctcatctgaattcaaaagctcaaagtctgaagttcagaaaatcaatcaagagtcacaaccaatgtcacaacatcatggaaacaggaggattaaccatcaaaagaagaaatttcaaagatggagatgccactactgtggaagatttggtcacataaaacccttctgttacaggttgcatggttatcctaaccagacccctcaagtcagacctaagcagaaggcacCTAAGCATAATGTCCCtatcaagaaacaacaatgggttgctagaatagctcacacatctctaatggcatctaccaaagaagactggtattttgatagtggttgctcaagacatatgactgggatgaataacttattggtagatatacaacctcatactaccagttatgtgacctttggtgatggagctaaaggaaaaatcaaaggtgttggtaaactggacagtcctggagttccagaactgaataatgtgttgttagtaaaaggactaactgccaatctcatcagcataagccagctatgtgatcaaggcttctatgtacagttcactaaggaagaatgtgttgtgacaaatggagaaaataaggaagttatgagaggatccagatccaaagataactgctatctatgggaacctaaagtctcaaacgACTCCTCAATGTGATTCTCAGCCAAGGAAGAAAAGgaagtgaagttgtggcatagaagacttggacatcttcatttaagaggaatgaagaagatcatatccaaggaagcagttagaggaatcccaaagctgtTTATTGAtaaggaaaagtctgtggagaatgtcaggttggcaagcaaaccaagatgtcacatcctaagcttggacatcctacaacatccaaaactctggaacttttgcacatggacttaatgggacctatgcaggttgaaagtcttggtgggaagagatatgcttatatggttgttgatgaccattccagatacacatggataagcttcatcagagaaaaatcagatgcatttgatgtcttcaaagatctatgcataagactccaaagagaaaaggatagtagtgttatcagaataagaagtgaccatggaaaggagtttaaaaaatccaagtttgatgatttctgctcatctgaaggaataagtcatgagttttcctcacctattactccttagcaaaatggagtagttgaaaggaagaacagaactattcaagaatctgctagagctatgattcatgcaaagaagcttcctatgcacttttgggccgaagctatgaatacagcttgctatgttcacaatagagttaccttgagaaagggaacctcttccattctgtatgaaatatggaaaggcagaaaacctactgtgaagtactttcatatctttggaagcaaatgttacattcttacagatcgtgaacagagaagaaaaatggaccccaaaagtgataAGGATATATTCCTGGGATACTCTACTAACAGCAGAGCATACAAAGGGTTTAACTCCAGAAAtaatgtcctgatggaatccataaatgttattgttgatgataaagatgaagaatccaatgtcatagaggatgttggaacattccttgagacttcaaCAGAAAATGTACAAGATACTCCTCCCAGACTTGAGTTAGAAGCATCCAACAAGGTGCcttctatcaggattcagaaagaccaccctaaggatcttatcataggagatcccaatagtggtgtgattaccagatcaagggagaataactcaaattcctgctttgtatccaaggttgaacctaaaaatgtgaaagaagctctgactgatgaatattggatcaatgttatgcaagatgaactggagcagtttaaaaggaatgaagtatgggagttagttccaagacctgaagggactaacatcattggtaccaagtggatttacaagaacaagtctaatgagaaaggagtaatcactaggaataaagcaagactagtggcacaagggtatactcaagttgaaggggttgattttgatgagacttttgcacctgttgcaagacttgagtcaataaggttgctgttaggtgttgcctgcattctgaagttcaaattgttccaaatggatgtgaagagtgcctttttaaatggctacttgaatgaatAAGTCTATgtgaacaacctaaagggttcagtgatcctaatctaccaaaacatgtgtacaagttgaggaaaactctgtatggattgaagcaagctcctagagcttggtatgagaggctgactgaatttctgactactaatggttacaaaaaaggagggatagataagactttatttgtgaaggatgaagatggaaaaatcatgattgcccaaatatatgtggatgatattgtctttggtggaatgtcagatagaatggtgaaacattttgttaaccagatgcaatctgaatttgaaataagtttggttggggaattgacttattttcttggaatgcaagttaaACACATGGAAGATTCTATGTTTATCTCCCAAAgaaaatatgccaagaacatagttaagaagtttggtatggataatgctagtcacaaaagaactcctgcacctactcatttaaagttaACTAAAGATGAAAGAGGTTCTAGTattgatcaatgcttgtatagaagcatgataggtagcctactatatctaactgctagtagacctgatattgcctatgcagttggtgtgtgtgctagataccaagcagaacccaaagtgagtcacttaaatcaagtcaagaggattctcaagtatattaatgggaattgtgattatggtatgctctactctcatggctctgagcctatcttatttgggtattgtgatgctgattgggctgggagtaCTGATGACAaaaaaagcacatcaggaggatgtttcttcttgggaaacaatctcatatcttggttcagcaagaaacagaattgtgtatcattatccactgcagaagctgagtacatagcagctggaagcagttgttcccaactggtatgaatgaaacagatgctgactgagtacaatgtcactcagaatgtcatgacattattctgtgacaatctcagtgccatcaacatttcaaagaatcctatcgaacacagcaggaccaaacatattgacattagacatcacttcataagagatctggtagaagacaaagtgattaccttggaacatgtggcaactgaactacaacttgctgacatatttaTAAAGGCTTTGGATGttactcagtttgaaaatttaaggggcaagttgggaatatgtctttctgaggaattatagcaactaaggatgttaggaatttactgtttaatatttcaaattattaaacaattgagagtgtgctctgattggtcaacatATAATAGCTATTTCACTTGCAACAAGCGTTACTTCTTCCACTCTTTCAACTTCCATTCACGCAAGCATCCTCTCAGAGAAATTTTTCATTTCGTCTCTAAGATACTCATCATGTCTCAACAATCCAACTCTTCTCCTTCCAAGAACATGCATTGTTCTCCTAGCGCTGAACCAAGCAACCCTAACAGAGAAGATCCTGTTGCTGACCCTGTGAATACCTcacatgcaagaagacctaaagaaactgTATCAGGCTTCTCCTCAGCTATCACTCTTGAGGAAAGAACCAAAGAAGGTTCCATGTATGTTCACAATGCCATTGCCACTATGGTGACTGGAATACTGTCTAGAAATCTTGAGGTCCCTGGGGTTTCCATTCCCTTAAACACTATTGAACCTGATAGTGTTGGTGATCAAGAAAATACTGAGTCTTTAGGAAAGAATATCTCTGATGATGTTGAGCAAACTGATGCCCATAAGGAGTCAAATGTTGACAAACCCTTAGATAATGTGGCTGGTGAGGAAGTTCATGTCACTcatgatgtcagtgacaaccctaactATGAGGCTGAAACAGTAGACCTGGAGGAATTTTCTGATAATGAGTTGTTGTCCTCTGTCctccctagcatagccaaaagggttaggactagaAGAGAAAAGAAAACTGTGGCTCAAAGGTCCCCCAGAAAGAAGATTGATGTTCCAACCTCTTCCAAGACAACGGTGGTAGTCGAGAGTTCCCTCAAGAGGAAAGTTCATGGTCCAaccaaatcttggagcaaagtgGTTCCCAAGAAAAACAAGACCaagtttgttgttgttgagtcTGACTCAGATGTTCCCTGTAATGCCTCTGACATtctgtcaaagaagaagccaaccactagcaagcttgcagctagtgtccctgaggtaccaATAGACAACATATCTTTTCATTTTGCTTCAAGTGTAAACAGGTGGAAATATGTTTATCAGAAGAGGCTGGCTTTGGAAAGGGAATTAGCTCAGAATGTCCTAGACTGTAAGGATATTATGGATCTTATTCAAGAGGCTGGTTTAATGAAGACTGTGACTCAGTTTTCAAAGTTCTATGAGATATTGGTAAAGGAACTTATTGTTAATTTGTCTGAAGAATGTGCTGATGGCAAGTCTAAGGAATTCAGGAAAGTGTATGTGAGAGGCAAGTGTGTAAATTTCTCTCATTCAGTGATCAACAAGTATTTGGGAAGGCCTGATGAagctcaacctgagcttgagGTGATTGACAATaaaatctgtcaagtcatcactgctaatCAGGTAAGGAAGTGGCCTCTCAAAGGAAAATTGGTGGCAAGTAAACTGAGTGTCAAGTATGCAATGCTGCACAAGATTGGAGTTGCTAACTGGGTGCCCACCAATCATAAATCTACAGTTACTGTAATGCTTGGAAAGTTTATATATGTTGTTGGAACCAAAGCCAAATTTGACTATGGCTCCTATATTTTTGATCAAACTTTGAAGCATGCAGGAAGCTTCAGTGTGAAGGATCCTATAACCTTTCCTTCTCTCATCTGTGGTATTGTTTTGAATCAGTTTCCAAACATCTTAACTGAGAATGATTCTGTGAAGAAAAGAGACAACCATATGTCTTTCAATCATAAGTTATTCCTAGTTACccatgtccctgacattgtcatgacatcaggtGAGACATCACGTGTAAGCAATCAGCCAGGTAAAGCTGATGTCATTGCAATGCTCAAAGAAACCTGTAAGGAATtagaggcaaggaagctgaaCTTGGAAAAATTGATTAGCTCTTTGGAGATGACTGAAGGTGATGTGCTAGCTGATGGTGGAGAATTTGGTGAAGCTGCTGCTGTTGCAGAAGAAGCTGAAAGATAAGGTGAAGAGGGAGAAGCAGATGCCAATCCTGATGATGGCACAAATGATGATGCTGACTCTGAGTCAGATGACTAGAACATTCCTTGTGTTTCTGATAATTGCTTgtatttttatgttttttttggtctgtaatattaagtgttgctttggcaacatttttgacaaaaagggggagtaacacttgtaccccaggacaacagatttctgtgaagttgaaggtcctctaaacaagaggttatgtTATTGTTTGATCTCTGCTTGATCTTCTCCTGTGTTGCTTCTGTTTGAAGTTTAATTCTATGTTTGCTAAGTGCATTAGCTAATttgattctctgcttggatgtgtgttttctgctgctgtgaactctgttgtgatgccaagttgttttagccaaaaatttgccaaagggggagtttgtagatgtttttgattggctgcattttatgttaaaacacttactgtacttagatgtcttgactgatgtcatgacatgcttaagtagtatgctgcaggattagctaatacaggatttactagatgtcaaactgaatgttatgacattcattcatgacagcattttctggatgtcaaactgaatgttatgacattcatccatgacAGCAGATGCTGAAGTATAGGCTAATTTTTCTGTTATGGTTCAGTATTTATCTCAagctgattttcaggaaactaacagctgtgctaaaattaagagacctaacatatagcctatttgttagcaccctaatgtgtggaaattaggttaacttgcttaaccttaattttaggaaattcaagtacaaggcccaagtactgcattataaaaggatggcaatcctactttcagcaacttagggatttgaagcgtgaagaattaAATATATCATTATATATCCTTGCTGTATTTTCATTGTGTCTTGAATTAGattttacttgtgagccaagcaattattacctagatgattgcattggactagggtgtttattgagttgtaattgttgtgtcactctaagcttttaagcgtgagtgttgtgtttcttgattaaagcttctaagcacaatcaagagttgtttgaagtatatcttcaccactgattttaaaattcttaatggttgtaatcactgctgtgattgagggggagtgagtaggtactcaggtcttagtttagattgaaattgcactgcgtaggtcttaagtgataggattaaactggtggtttaagtcctgaattaatacctcttatagtggatttcctccctggcttggtagcccccagagtaggtgtgtttgtcaccgaactgggtaaacaattctctaTGTCATTTACTTCTttttacatttactttctgcatacattacctgtctgcgcagaattggatgtcataacatccagtgtgacatcgatagtctgttactagaatttcaatacacataagtattatcacaaaaggatttgtctgatcacatgacattttcacgtcttgggtagcagtgatgtgttgctagataccgctcactgtttattatgttaaatacgtgatttaatataattgctaatgtcgcaaaaacctacagggtcacacacaaaagggcagattaatgagagatagagtaactaaggaacaccgtaaggtacggtgcacttaagtgaattgtagaccatcgtaaggtacggtgtacttaagtagaatacgaaatatggtaaggtaccacacgtttaagtgattttggcatatcataagatatgggccacatacacttaagtgggctttttagcttgcaacccacacaagtggttctataaatagaatcgttgtgcagaagcatttgtgtagttgtaatttagtctctctctctctctctctctctctctctctttctctctctctctctctctctctctctctctctctctctcacacacacacacacacacacacacacacacacacacacactcaaagccttcattcgtagcagctaacactgaaattgaaggaatccgttcatgtggactgagtagaggcgttgtcaccattcaacgttcgtgatcactccatagatatgcatcaaagttttcaatctccacaagaggtaacaattctatcactgatcatgcccattcttaaggatcactaaaggggaaatttttaaattccgctgcgttttggatcgctcttctccttcggtggtatcagagccacttacgaaaccatgcatctgataactgtttattttctgtattttctgtattaatatgacTAAAAGACAGAAagaatcaaagaataaacgagtaattaaatttggcatcatgggtgtacgatttggatgattgatgttgactatgcttcggaatccggcattagtatggtgaagcaatgacgtgttgatcaatcatactgaattaacaatcgagatgtgtttgacggtctgaaattggcgcattagggttcATGAAGGTATAAAGGTTGTTctgtcaaagagttatgtgattaggggcagcagaacccccggctaactttgcgtagtgtgatcggtcgctgaaatttaatttggtttatttaattaacagaatttaaattaataataataatgtgtttattattattgtcttgtggtgatcggttattgccttagtttttctttattttgttttgggattttaaaatacgacctgcgtgtcatgcctctcttttaatctcttaatgtaacttcttttctcatctcactccctcgtatgtaaaacgagtttcttttatgtaatgtaatgttatgaaaaaagagaagaatacaatatcaaaggaggacaaccttgaagatcttgcttggagaagcttggatcgttgttaggttagctttggttctctcattggcttgggagaacaattgcgctaggggtcataactgtttcattttgtatgtatattgatgcatgtgaatgtatgttgatgcatgtgagagacaatttatatgataaataagccggtgagatcagaataattgaaaattccctcaaattaaatattaagtttatgctttccaagttttagcactcatcaagactagtatcaaataatgtaggtttcgcctacgcgaagtgcatattctatattagtaaggtgcgatgggataattctaatatccaattgctaaaacaatgggtcaaacttaactaaacaaattataataagattatatatgcttagaagcaagagttggaaatgatccatgtgatggattggaataaggagttattcacccaactaaaatattcgagagttatattagatacaattggaaggagttcctacctaaataacctagttttgtgtaatccacctacgcggacttaaaacaaagtgaaatgt from Lathyrus oleraceus cultivar Zhongwan6 chromosome 1, CAAS_Psat_ZW6_1.0, whole genome shotgun sequence includes:
- the LOC127104862 gene encoding uncharacterized protein LOC127104862, whose translation is MSQQSNSSPSKNMHCSPSAEPSNPNREDPVADPVNTSHARRPKETVSGFSSAITLEERTKEGSMYVHNAIATMVTGILSRNLEVPGVSIPLNTIEPDSVGDQENTESLGKNISDDVEQTDAHKESNVDKPLDNVAGEEVHVTHDVSDNPNYEAETVDLEEFSDNELLSSVLPSIAKRVRTRREKKTVAQRSPRKKIDVPTSSKTTVVVESSLKRKVHGPTKSWSKVVPKKNKTKWKYVYQKRLALERELAQNVLDCKDIMDLIQEAGLMKTVTQFSKFYEILVKELIVNLSEECADGKSKEFRKVYVRGKCVNFSHSVINKYLGRPDEAQPELEVIDNKICQVITANQVRKWPLKGKLVASKLSVKYAMLHKIGVANWVPTNHKSTVTVMLGKFIYVVGTKAKFDYGSYIFDQTLKHAGSFSVKDPITFPSLICGIVLNQFPNILTENDSVKKRDNHMSFNHKLFLVTHVPDIVMTSGETSRVSNQPGKADVIAMLKETCKELEARKLNLEKLISSLEMTEGDVLADGGEFGEAAAVAEEAER